ACCTGATTTTGTAATTTATAAGGTCGCAGGATCAAAGTTCGTTAATTAACCAACTAAGACATTCTTCGTTAACTTTATCTACAGGAATACTAACTACACACGGACAATCATAACTATGTAGTTCTTGGATTCTTGTTTTCAGTTTAGAATAATTCTCTTTTTTAGTTTTAAGTATTGCAACAGACTCACTTGCTTGCTCTATCTTTCCTTGCCATTTGTAGATTGAATAAATTTGTGGGAAAATATTCGCACAAGCAATCAGGTTTTCGTCCAA
Above is a window of Cyanobacteriota bacterium DNA encoding:
- a CDS encoding divalent-cation tolerance protein CutA; this translates as MILIYLTCENETEAKAIAKQLLDENLIACANIFPQIYSIYKWQGKIEQASESVAILKTKKENYSKLKTRIQELHSYDCPCVVSIPVDKVNEECLSWLINEL